agtcccaagactcattctttctttcattcatttattcaccatctcctgagaaatgaacaaaaaataacaCTCTCTGCCATCAAGTACTGTCCAATCCAACTGAGGGAGAGGAATAAGTAAATGTGAGATTCATGCAGATAGTTATAAGAATGTAGTATAAGGAGATCCAGCAGAGCAGTGGTCCTGAGGTGAGCCAGTGAGATGGGCGGTCAGGAAGACTCTCTGAAGAAGCCACGTTTGAACGTGTCCTGAAGGAGCCAGCCTTGGAAAGATCTGGAGAAGCACAAAGATCCTGAAAGGCTTGGCAACTTCAGAGGATTAGAAAGGAAAGCTGAGGGTCGGGGTGGGAGTGTGgggagtcgggggggggggggctggagccATGGCTCGACAGgacgctggctgctcttgcagaagacccaggttctattacaagcacccacatggtggctcactactatctgtaattcaagttccagagaatctgataaTCCTCCTCAGGCCTCCTCATGAGGGTGttgcatagacatgcatgcaggcaaagcacccgtacacataaaagaaagataaatagatctttcaaaggaaaaaactGAAAGCAAGACAGACGGTTGGAGCACgtgtggagggagagagtggagagagatGTGACGGCGCAGGGGTGGACTGGCGCTCTAGAGACACTGCTGCCACTTGAGAGGCTGGCCTCCAGTGGTACTTAACGGTCCTTAGCACATGGCCAGGTGACATCTTAATGGGGGAGGCTGTGGATATCACAGAGTGAGTGTGTAAGTAGCCCCTCTCCTACAGCCCTGGCCCCCGACTTCAGGCAGAACCCTGTGAGACGACTGATCCCCGCAGCTCGCGGGGGAGAAGTCAGCATCCCCTGCCAGCCGCGCGCAGCCCCAAAGGCTACCGTGCTTTGGAGCAAGGGCACTGAGATTTTGGGGAACAGTTCCAGGTAGGTTCTGTGTGCCACAGCTGAGGCTTCTTGTTGGTCAGTCCCCTTCCCACGGCCACGATGTACCTATCCCTGGGGTGACTAGATCTTCTGTGTCCTTGCTGCAGAGTGACTGTAACCTCAGATGGCACTTTGATTATCAGAAACATCAGTCGATCAGATGAAGGCAAATACACCTGCTTTGCTGAGAATTTCATGGGCAAAGCTAACAGTACTGGGATCCTGTCTGTGCGTGGTAAGGGCCGTGATCTGTTCAGACCCTTGGTCCGTTGCCAGGGTGCTCTTCTGCCAGCCATCTGCTCCTCGCTCAGTATATTCTGCTTCCAAGGCTACCTCAGAACTCAGTTTCTCTTGGGACCACCCATGGCCAGTCTCCAGAAACTGGTTGCTTATGAATTTTCTTCTTGGGGTACAGGACAGGGCCTCTCCCCTGCCTGGggcttttccatccttttacacCAAAGAgccttattttgttgttgctatctTGCTCTGTAGACGCAACCAAGATCACTCTAGCGCCTTCGAGTGCTGACATCAACGTGGGTGATAACCTGACCCTCCAGTGCCATGCCTCCCATGACCCCACCATGGACCTCACCTTCACCTGGACCCTGGATGACTTTCCCATTGACTTTGATAAGCCTGGAAGTCACTACCGGAGGGCCAGTGTGGTAAGGCCAGAGGTTTCATAACTCTCCCTTCTTCCAGATAAGACAGGGGACCTGTTGTATCCTCAGTCATCACCACCTTCAAGCCCTCCAAAATTCTCCCTAATGCCCGAGGCAGCGCCCAGCAAGCCCATCCTGGGACTGACAGCCACCATTCCTAAATCCCCCCAATGCCTATTCTTCTGAGTTAGAATCAGCTTTAGCATTCTGGGTGACCCAAGAGAAGCTCTCTGCTACTGTCCCTCTTCCCCGGTACAAATGCCATCAGTAACTTGGCTCATGCAGGCTGTTTTATGTGTTACTCTTTGTTGTTCAGTGGTGCCAAGTAGCTGATTCTTCCCATTGaacagatagggaaactgaggcacagtggGCATGCATGCCATATAGCCAGGCAATCCGGGTTCTGTTGATACTAGTCAGGGCTTCCTTCTGACTTATCATACCTTGTTGTTCCCTGTGCACAGAAGGAAACTGTTGGGGACCTGACTATCCTGAATGCCCAGCTACGCCACGGAGGGAAGTACATGTGCATGGCCCAGACAGTGGTGGATGGTGCATCCAAGGAGGCCACAGTCCTGGTCCGAGGTGATGGGAGTCAGCTACCCTAGTTCCCCAAGAGGTTCTAGACCATTTcactcttcccacctcccatccctccctgAAAGCTGATAGAAGCCATAGAGATGGACACATCTGTTTAGTTCTTCTGTGGTTCTTCGTGGATCCTAAATGAATAGAATGTTTCTTCTGAAGCCataatcaagaaagaaaatgtcccctaaATGCCCCAAGACTCTACCGAGTCCAGGAGTTCCAGATTTGGTGCTGGGAAATCTATATATTCCCTTATGGACAGTCTGTGACTCTCCAAGCCTGAGACATGTCCCTACCCACCATTCTTCTCTGTCCCTAACCTCTGGCTTCCCACCcaatctttccttccctctggTGCTCCATCTAGATATTGAGCCAGGCCGAGCTGGGTCCGGAGAAAACCCACTCACATTGGGAGCCGTCCACGTCTGACCCAGTGTATTCTGCTTCTCGGTACAGGTCCCCCTGGTCCCCCGGGAGGTGTGGTAGTGAGAGACATCGGAGATACCACTGTCCAGGTTAGCTGGAGTCGTGGCTTTGACAATCACAGCCCTATTGCCAAGTACACGCTGCAAGCTCGCACTCCTCCTgctgggaagtggaagcaggttCGGACCAGTAAGTGTGAGGCCCCACCTGGAGCAGTATCGAATCCCCCACTGGGTGCACAACAGGAGACAGGACAGAGGGTCAACAGCTGAGCCCAAGGCTTCAAAGAGCATTAAGTTTTGTTCTCTGTCTCCAGGGAGCACCTAGGCAGGCAAGGAAGTAGGCATAGCCAGGTAAGGAGAGGACTGGAGGAGGCACTTGGTCTGTGCCCTTGAAGCCTTCAAAGGATCGTTGCTGGATGTGCCAGCATGCTCAACATATGTGGAATGAAGAGCACACAGCATtagcaaaggccctgaggcatcCGAGCTCAGCAGCTTTTCAGTCAGAGTGATTGAAAGCTTAGCATGTGGTAGTACCAGGATGAGGACAGAATATGAAGGTCACACAGGCCCAGAACCTGCCCTCATCCCGGCCACAAATGGGTGCTAGCCACTGACCCCTGGGGCCTTGCAGATCCTGTGAACATCGAGGGCAATGCCGAGACTGCCCAGGTGTTGGGTCTCATGCCTTGGATGGACTACGAGTTTCGGGTTTCAGCTAGCAACATCTTGGGCACCGGGGAGCCCAGTGGGCCATCCAGTCGAATCCGGACCAAGGAAGCAGGTGAGTGTCTGGAGTTCTAGAGGAAGCGCTCAGCAGAGGGTGCCCTAGCAGAGCTGGAACAAAGTCCCAATCTGCTCACCAGTCCTGGCCTCTGATGTGAAGTTAGAGGCTACTGAGTGGACAAACGGCCTGATGCAAACTCCTTTCTGGAAAACACACCTGCCGGCAGCAGATCTATAATCATTGTTTCAGCCAACTATTTAAAAACAGGAAAACTGATTTGAGCAAGGGATGAAAGGTCACACTGGGAGAGCCTGATCTTAGACCTAGGGACAAGAACCTTGAGCCATTTTTAAAGGTTACACAAACTACAAAAATCAGCTAATGAGGAAGACGTCTGTGAGCACGTGTACACTTGTGTGGGCGTGTACACACGTGCTCTGGGGGACTAGGGGAGCCGTCAGATTCCAGGCCCGTTTTAGTTGGTATCTGTGGAGCAGAAGGGATAAATTGGGATGTCCCATCTAAGATGCTCTCTAGGCATGTGCTGGGAGATTTCCTCGCTAACTGCCCACTAACATAAcacatctgaaaaaaataaataaataaataacacttctGTGTTCCTTGGCCCCAACAGTTCCCTCAGTGGCACCATCAGGACTCAGTGGAGGGGGCGGAGCCCCTGGAGAGCTCATTATCAACTGGACTGTAAGTAGGCGGGGACAGAGAAGCAGGCAGGCGTCTTGCCTCTCAGGTGTCATGTTCCTTTCGCTCCCTTCCTAGTTTGTTTCCAGACAGTGGCAGCAAGCAGAAAGGACCACTGAGTCTCTCTTGGAGGCTGGcggcttccctccctcccttctccccttgcACCCATAGCCTCTCATGAAACTCTTGAGAAGGCAGGAGCATCCCAGGGCCACTCCTCTGGGTGAAGACTGGGCGGAGCCAGATGAATGGGCAGGGCCGCATACCCATGACCTCTGGCCCATACCATGCTCTTGCCCCCAGCCCATGTCACGGGAGTACCAGAATGGAGATGGCTTCGGCTACCTGCTGTCCTTCCGCAGGCAAGGCAGCTCCAGTTGGCAGACTGCCCGGGTGCCCGGTGCTGATGCCCAGTACTACGTCTACAGCAATGACAGCATCCATCCCTACACACCCTTTGAGGTCAAGATCCGAAGCTACAATCGCCAGGGGGATGGGCCTGAGAGCCTCACTGCGCTCGTGTATTCAGCAGAGGAAGGTGGGCTGGTGGgcctgggaaggagaaggaatgcCCTATGGGAGGAGAAGCAAGCCTAGGGTATGCCTGGGGTCTCTGGGATCCCCCAAATCCTAAGCAGGTGTAGTCCTAGTCAGGGCAACTCTGTGGGACACTGAGGTGTCTTGGGAACGTATGCCCATTCTTTATTGGTCCCCAGAGCCCAGGGTGGCCCCTGCCAAGGTCTGGGCCAAGGGGACCTCATCCTCAGAGATGAATGTGAGCTGGGAGCCTGTGCAGCAGGACATGAATGGCATTCTCCTGGGGTACGAGGTGAGCACCAACTGGGGCTGCAAAGAGGTAAGGCTGGGCTCTCCAGAGTGGGCGGGAACATCTGCCAGCTTACTAGTCATTCCTCCTGGGATCGCTAATTCCTCAGCAAGAGGATCATTTCCCCGCCAGCCACCCACTTCCTCTTTCACTCCATACACTGGACACCTCCCTTGGACTGGACACTCAGTTGAGAACCCACAGATGCAGGGTCTCATAGCCACGTGACCCTGCTTTCCGGGTCTGCTGACCTAGAGTGCGGGTTATCAAGCTAGAGTCTACCACAGGACCAGCCTGGGTGGCGGAGAAGCCTGAGGACTGGGTAGCCAAAAGCTTCGCCGTACATGTTAGCATACCTTGCCTGTTTTAGATCCGCTACTGGAAAGCCGGAGACAAAGAAGCAGCTGCTGATCGTGTGAGGACCGCGGGGCTAGACACTAGCGCCCGAGTCACTGGCTTGTACCCCAACACCAAGTACCACGTAACTGTGAGGGCCTACAACCGCGCTGGCACTGGACCAGCCAGCCCTTCAGCCGATGCCATGACCATGAAGCCCCGTGAGTGTCTGCTAGGGTTAAGGAAAGTCGTGTGCCATGCGGTAGGGACTtgtaggggctttgtttatctAGTAAACCACTAGCTATTCCTGCCACGTGGTCTGCACCAGGCAGAAGCAGGTCAGGAGACCCTACTGAAACATGGAAGTAGAGTCACAGCTTCTGgggcctctttcccttcttcaacTTCTGGATTTTCATGGTGACAGCTTGCTCTGAGAATTTCTGCTATATGGGCAGGCACCAGAAAGGGGCTGGCTAGTGGGAAGGGGTGGCCATGGAAGCATATGGCAATGTcttccatctcccctcccctggcAGCACCACGACGACCGCCTGGCAACATCTCCTGGACTTTCTCTAGCTCCAGTCTCAGCCTGAAGTGGGACCCTGTGGTACCACTCCGAAACGAATCCACAGTCACTGGCTACAAGGTGAGGCAGGGACACACAGAGCTGCCGTCAGGAAGTAGTCATAGAGAGCAGCAACCCCTAGCAAGAAGGTCTGAGAAACAGGAGCGTGGCATTTGGGGTTAGGAAGCCATGAAACGCAGGCGCTCTGGGTGGAGGCTATAAAAACAGGAGCTC
The sequence above is drawn from the Chionomys nivalis chromosome 5, mChiNiv1.1, whole genome shotgun sequence genome and encodes:
- the Cntn2 gene encoding contactin-2, which encodes MGTHSRKKSCSLLLVLATVALISSPGWSFVQGTPATFGPVFEDQPVGLLFPEESTEDQVTLACRARASPPATYRWKMNGTIMNLEPGSRYQLMGGNLVIMSPTKAQDAGIYQCLASNPVGTVVSKEAVLRFGFLQEFSKEERDPVKTHEGWGVMLPCNPPAHYPGLSYRWLLNEFPNFIPTDGRHFVSQTTGNLYIARTNASDLGNYSCLATSHMDFSTKSVFSKFAQLNLAAEDPRLFAPSIKARFPPETYALVGQQVTLECFAFGNPVPRIKWRKVDGSLSPQWATAEPTLQIPSVSFEDEGTYECEAENSKGRDTVQGRIIVQAQPEWLKVISDTEADIGSNLRWACAAAGKPRPMVRWLRNGEPLASQNRVEILAGDLRLSKLSLEDSGMYQCVAENKHGTIYASAELAVQALAPDFRQNPVRRLIPAARGGEVSIPCQPRAAPKATVLWSKGTEILGNSSRVTVTSDGTLIIRNISRSDEGKYTCFAENFMGKANSTGILSVRDATKITLAPSSADINVGDNLTLQCHASHDPTMDLTFTWTLDDFPIDFDKPGSHYRRASVKETVGDLTILNAQLRHGGKYMCMAQTVVDGASKEATVLVRGPPGPPGGVVVRDIGDTTVQVSWSRGFDNHSPIAKYTLQARTPPAGKWKQVRTNPVNIEGNAETAQVLGLMPWMDYEFRVSASNILGTGEPSGPSSRIRTKEAVPSVAPSGLSGGGGAPGELIINWTPMSREYQNGDGFGYLLSFRRQGSSSWQTARVPGADAQYYVYSNDSIHPYTPFEVKIRSYNRQGDGPESLTALVYSAEEEPRVAPAKVWAKGTSSSEMNVSWEPVQQDMNGILLGYEIRYWKAGDKEAAADRVRTAGLDTSARVTGLYPNTKYHVTVRAYNRAGTGPASPSADAMTMKPPPRRPPGNISWTFSSSSLSLKWDPVVPLRNESTVTGYKMLYQNDFHPTPTLHLTNKNWIEIPVPEDIGHALVQIRTTGPGGDGIPAEVHIVRNGGTSMMVENSAVRPAHPGPLLSSVVILMLTGCQKL